A genomic region of Runella rosea contains the following coding sequences:
- a CDS encoding NRAMP family divalent metal transporter yields the protein MPSPKNNKPHDKSSPVTNHQSPVTNHQPSTTNTLLGAAFLMATSAVGPGFLTQTTVFTQQLLANFGFVILLSILLDLGAQLNIWRIIAVTEKRAQDIANDLFFGLGYVLSALIVIGGFAFNIGNVAGAGLGIEVMSGLNVKIGATISALIAIGLFLLPEAGKAMDNFAKWLGLLMLLLIAYVVFSANPPIGEALVRTVLPQQFDPIATITLVGGTVGGYITFAGGHRLLEAGVKGVDALPLVNRSATTGILVTSFIRYFLFLATLGVVAAGLTLSKDNPPASVFQLAAGQTGYRLFGVLMWSAAITSVIGSAYTSVSFLRTFHPSLEKNHRYLTIGFISISTILFLWIGKPVQILVFVGTLNGFILPIALAVMLIAARNKRLIGTYKHPLWLQMAGWLVVAMMSGMAFYTLTK from the coding sequence ATGCCCTCCCCAAAAAACAATAAACCGCACGACAAATCGTCACCAGTCACTAACCACCAATCACCAGTCACAAATCACCAACCATCCACCACCAATACCCTCCTCGGTGCCGCTTTTCTGATGGCTACTTCTGCCGTTGGGCCAGGCTTTTTGACGCAGACCACCGTTTTTACGCAGCAATTACTGGCCAATTTTGGCTTTGTCATTTTGTTATCAATACTTTTGGATTTGGGCGCTCAACTGAACATCTGGCGCATCATTGCCGTCACCGAAAAACGCGCCCAAGACATTGCCAATGATCTGTTTTTTGGTTTGGGCTACGTTCTTTCGGCCCTAATTGTCATCGGCGGTTTTGCCTTCAACATTGGTAACGTGGCCGGTGCGGGCCTTGGCATTGAAGTCATGAGTGGTTTGAACGTAAAAATTGGGGCTACAATTAGCGCTTTGATTGCCATCGGGCTTTTCTTACTGCCCGAAGCGGGAAAAGCAATGGACAATTTTGCCAAATGGCTAGGCTTACTGATGCTTTTGTTGATTGCCTACGTAGTTTTTTCGGCAAACCCTCCCATTGGCGAAGCCCTCGTCCGAACGGTTTTGCCACAACAATTTGACCCCATTGCCACCATTACCCTCGTGGGCGGCACGGTAGGAGGCTACATTACTTTTGCGGGTGGGCATCGACTTTTGGAAGCGGGAGTTAAAGGTGTTGATGCGCTTCCCTTGGTCAATCGCAGCGCTACCACGGGTATCTTGGTCACGTCATTTATTCGATATTTTTTGTTTTTAGCTACCTTGGGCGTGGTGGCAGCAGGACTTACGTTAAGCAAAGACAACCCTCCTGCTTCCGTCTTTCAGTTGGCTGCGGGACAAACGGGGTATCGTTTATTTGGAGTGCTGATGTGGAGCGCGGCCATTACGTCCGTCATCGGTTCGGCCTATACTTCGGTGTCGTTCTTGCGAACGTTCCATCCGAGCTTAGAAAAAAATCATCGCTATCTCACCATTGGTTTTATTTCTATTTCGACGATTCTATTTTTATGGATTGGCAAACCCGTACAAATTTTAGTGTTTGTGGGTACGCTGAATGGGTTCATCTTACCCATAGCCTTGGCGGTGATGCTCATTGCCGCGCGCAATAAGCGATTGATTGGTACGTATAAGCACCCTCTTTGGCTCCAAATGGCGGGTTGGCTGGTGGTGGCGATGATGAGCGGGATGGCTTTTTATACCCTTACAAAATAA
- a CDS encoding tetratricopeptide repeat-containing sensor histidine kinase produces MQSFTKRSVVLSIFMLLSAATYGQYFRVSYSVDSLKKVLLAVENKSSPTQKKEILTLNSLIATALNKGAQFDSSLSLLRKILPELQAQNMLNEVAEAHFHIGWALQKKELYFEAVKSFEEAIIAARKAKNDSLLAISHHWAGISYSDQKVYPKSLWHYKKELEICQKAKLQFQQADCMNSIGLHYFRFEKIDSAFYFFDECRKISEKNHFDILLPISYKNVGRCYLALGNEPNGKGFILHSVKLFLNHKQESIQWLAMFSYVELARYYAKKRNYPLSNLYALKGLKINEKANFTDMQQDFSILLYQNHKATKQTSEALQYLEIYQKASEKINQNYLAQQHAALDERVQNEQQKNQIYVLNQEKIAKQRERNWLMGGLTVAGVLLFVIGKLYQANRKQKKVIQKANEQLEEKVKLRTAELQRALDEIKQAILKGQILERTRVAAELHDNLGSLLSAISISMEVVDVGELSPHEQQIFVGIQQQINAAYHHVRLLAHNLQPAELEKEGLKKALEIFAAKINQGKYFYLALDTEALVPFSKDLEFTLYSICLELINNTLKHAQATQVRIAFDQQTAHHWQMIVVDNGKGMMPNAKEGFGIQNIRNRLEQIGATLYIIQEKGLTFLIDFKTDE; encoded by the coding sequence ATGCAATCATTTACCAAACGGTCGGTGGTACTGTCTATATTCATGCTGCTTTCTGCGGCTACTTACGGGCAGTATTTCAGGGTCAGTTATTCCGTTGATAGTCTCAAAAAAGTGTTATTAGCCGTTGAAAACAAATCCTCGCCCACCCAAAAAAAAGAAATACTTACGCTCAATTCCTTAATTGCTACTGCCCTCAACAAAGGCGCTCAATTTGACAGTAGTTTGAGTTTGTTGAGAAAGATTCTCCCTGAATTGCAGGCTCAAAATATGCTTAATGAGGTTGCCGAAGCTCATTTCCACATAGGATGGGCACTGCAAAAAAAAGAGTTGTACTTTGAGGCCGTTAAATCTTTTGAGGAGGCCATCATCGCAGCCCGAAAAGCTAAAAACGACAGTTTGCTTGCTATCAGTCATCACTGGGCGGGGATAAGCTATAGCGACCAAAAAGTCTACCCTAAAAGCCTTTGGCATTATAAAAAAGAACTCGAAATTTGTCAAAAAGCAAAACTTCAATTTCAGCAGGCCGATTGCATGAATTCCATTGGCCTACACTACTTTAGGTTTGAAAAAATAGATTCGGCGTTTTATTTTTTTGACGAATGCCGCAAAATTTCCGAAAAGAACCATTTTGATATACTCCTTCCAATTTCGTACAAAAATGTAGGGAGGTGTTACCTGGCTCTGGGCAACGAACCCAACGGTAAAGGCTTCATTCTCCATTCTGTTAAATTGTTCCTAAATCATAAACAGGAAAGCATTCAATGGTTAGCCATGTTTAGTTACGTAGAATTGGCCCGCTATTATGCCAAAAAGAGAAACTATCCACTCTCTAATCTTTACGCACTTAAAGGATTGAAAATCAACGAAAAGGCTAATTTTACAGATATGCAACAGGATTTTTCAATCCTGCTCTATCAAAATCATAAAGCCACAAAACAAACCTCAGAAGCCCTGCAATATTTAGAAATATACCAAAAAGCCTCCGAAAAAATTAACCAAAATTATTTAGCACAACAGCACGCGGCATTGGACGAACGGGTACAAAATGAGCAACAAAAAAATCAGATATACGTACTCAATCAAGAGAAAATAGCCAAACAACGGGAAAGAAACTGGTTGATGGGAGGACTAACGGTCGCGGGGGTACTCTTATTTGTCATTGGCAAACTCTACCAGGCAAATAGAAAACAAAAAAAAGTAATCCAAAAAGCCAATGAACAACTGGAAGAAAAAGTAAAACTGCGAACTGCTGAACTCCAAAGGGCATTGGACGAAATCAAACAAGCCATACTCAAAGGCCAAATATTGGAGCGAACCCGCGTAGCCGCCGAGCTGCACGACAACCTCGGGAGTTTGCTTTCAGCCATTAGCATCAGCATGGAAGTGGTCGACGTGGGTGAACTGTCTCCCCACGAGCAGCAAATTTTTGTGGGAATCCAACAACAAATAAACGCCGCTTACCACCATGTACGCTTGCTTGCCCACAACCTTCAGCCTGCTGAACTGGAGAAAGAGGGATTAAAAAAGGCTTTGGAAATTTTTGCGGCCAAGATTAACCAAGGCAAATACTTCTACTTGGCACTTGATACCGAAGCTCTCGTTCCTTTCTCTAAAGATTTGGAGTTTACCCTGTACTCAATTTGTTTAGAACTCATCAACAATACCCTTAAACATGCCCAAGCAACCCAGGTACGAATCGCTTTTGACCAGCAAACGGCTCATCACTGGCAGATGATTGTAGTCGACAATGGCAAAGGCATGATGCCCAATGCAAAAGAGGGTTTTGGTATCCAAAACATTAGAAACCGCCTTGAACAAATAGGAGCAACCCTCTACATTATTCAAGAAAAGGGGTTGACCTTTTTGATTGATTTCAAAACGGATGAATAA
- a CDS encoding metallophosphoesterase family protein, which yields MTRIGLLSDTHSYLDEAIFDYFKDCDEIWHAGDVGTVEILEKLEKFKPLRAVYGNIDAKEIQWKAPEHQRFEIEGFRIWMTHIGGAPPNYNPQVRPELKNNTPDIFICGHSHILRVMRDPKLQNMLYLNPGAAGNEGFHKIRTMLRFTLDDGKIHQLEAIELGKRGRL from the coding sequence ATGACCCGTATCGGCCTTTTATCTGACACTCATTCATACCTAGACGAAGCCATTTTTGATTATTTCAAAGACTGCGACGAAATTTGGCACGCTGGCGACGTAGGTACGGTTGAGATTTTGGAAAAACTGGAAAAATTTAAGCCCTTACGCGCCGTGTATGGCAACATCGACGCCAAAGAAATTCAATGGAAAGCCCCAGAGCATCAACGGTTTGAAATCGAAGGCTTCCGCATCTGGATGACCCACATCGGCGGCGCACCGCCCAATTATAACCCGCAAGTCAGGCCCGAATTAAAAAATAATACACCCGATATTTTCATCTGCGGCCACTCACATATCCTGCGCGTAATGCGCGACCCGAAACTTCAAAACATGCTCTACCTCAACCCCGGTGCGGCAGGAAATGAAGGCTTCCATAAGATTCGAACCATGCTTCGATTCACGCTTGATGACGGAAAAATCCATCAATTAGAGGCGATTGAGTTGGGGAAGCGGGGCAGGCTGTAA
- a CDS encoding fatty acid--CoA ligase produces MAKTKLIPRTPSAYDPPLLIKTLFDQAVRYNPQREIVYRDLFRMNYTTFDKRVRQLANVLTNAGVEAGDTVAVMDWDSHRYLECFFCIPCLGAVLHTINVRLSPAQILYTMNHAEDKVVIVHEDFVPILEAIKGQLTTVEKYIIISDKVYTNPDAELISTTFYLEGEYERLVNDANDQFEFSDFEEDSIATTFYTTGTTGNPKGVYFSHRQLVMHTFCLLAYFPGYRALPLDNRDVYMPITPLFHVHGWGFPLLATMLNFKQVYPGRYEPEMLLKLLLKEKVTFSHCVPTILNMLVNSPVAKQVDLSKWNVLIGGSALTRGLAKAALELGINVTQGYGMSETAPIMSVVHLNEEQEKLPIEEQLEFRTKAGKIAPFVELKLMDEEGNFLPHDGETVGELVARGPWMTQGYYKEKEASEQLWAGGWLHTGDVATIGPDYYVTIADRVKDVIKTGGEWVSSLDIENLLSQIEGIAESAVVGFPDVKWGERPHAILVVKPDYQEKLTPESIKSTLQAKVDCGEINRWYVPDQIKFVPEIPKTSVGKIDKKRIRSEMKEMILG; encoded by the coding sequence ATGGCAAAAACCAAGTTGATTCCCCGTACTCCATCGGCCTACGACCCTCCTTTGTTAATCAAAACCCTCTTTGACCAAGCCGTTCGTTACAACCCCCAACGCGAAATCGTGTACCGAGATTTGTTCCGGATGAATTATACCACTTTTGACAAACGCGTGCGCCAGCTTGCCAATGTCCTCACCAATGCAGGCGTGGAAGCAGGTGATACTGTGGCCGTTATGGACTGGGACAGCCATCGGTATTTGGAGTGTTTTTTTTGTATTCCCTGCTTAGGGGCAGTTTTGCATACCATCAACGTACGGCTTTCCCCAGCGCAGATTCTGTACACAATGAACCATGCCGAAGACAAGGTGGTGATTGTTCATGAAGATTTTGTACCGATTCTGGAAGCTATCAAAGGACAGCTCACCACCGTTGAAAAATACATCATCATCAGCGACAAGGTATACACCAACCCTGATGCCGAATTAATCTCAACCACATTTTACTTAGAAGGCGAATACGAGCGGTTGGTCAACGACGCCAACGACCAATTTGAATTTTCTGATTTTGAGGAAGATTCTATTGCAACAACATTTTATACGACTGGCACTACTGGCAACCCAAAAGGCGTGTACTTCTCACATCGTCAATTGGTGATGCATACTTTTTGTTTGTTGGCCTATTTTCCAGGCTACCGGGCACTCCCATTGGACAATCGCGACGTGTATATGCCCATCACGCCGTTGTTTCACGTCCACGGCTGGGGCTTTCCGCTGTTGGCGACCATGCTCAATTTTAAACAAGTATACCCTGGTCGCTATGAGCCAGAAATGTTGCTGAAACTCTTGTTAAAAGAAAAAGTAACCTTCTCGCATTGTGTGCCAACCATCCTGAACATGCTGGTCAACAGCCCCGTAGCGAAACAGGTAGATTTAAGTAAATGGAACGTGCTGATAGGTGGCTCAGCCTTGACGCGCGGTTTGGCAAAGGCTGCTTTAGAGCTTGGCATCAACGTTACCCAAGGCTACGGAATGTCAGAAACGGCACCCATCATGTCGGTTGTTCACCTGAATGAAGAACAAGAAAAACTCCCTATCGAAGAGCAACTTGAGTTTAGAACCAAAGCGGGCAAAATTGCTCCGTTTGTAGAATTGAAACTCATGGACGAAGAGGGTAATTTTCTGCCCCACGACGGCGAAACCGTGGGTGAGCTGGTGGCGCGCGGCCCTTGGATGACGCAGGGATATTACAAAGAAAAAGAGGCTTCCGAACAACTGTGGGCGGGCGGATGGCTCCATACCGGCGACGTGGCCACCATCGGGCCTGATTATTACGTTACCATTGCCGACCGCGTCAAAGATGTCATTAAGACTGGTGGCGAGTGGGTTTCTTCGTTAGATATTGAGAATCTGCTTTCCCAGATAGAAGGCATTGCCGAATCGGCCGTGGTGGGATTCCCTGACGTAAAATGGGGCGAACGCCCGCACGCCATTCTGGTCGTTAAGCCAGATTATCAGGAAAAACTGACGCCCGAAAGCATCAAATCAACCTTACAAGCCAAAGTAGACTGCGGCGAAATTAACCGTTGGTACGTACCCGACCAAATCAAATTTGTCCCCGAAATCCCCAAAACATCCGTAGGGAAGATTGATAAAAAACGGATTCGCTCGGAGATGAAGGAGATGATTTTGGGGTAA
- a CDS encoding four helix bundle protein yields MIGDWWLVASNMNLNSIVMKVKSYRELRVWQQSVDFCVKVYKVTSIFPKEELYGLTSQIRRASVSIPSNIAEGQARNTTGEFSQFLGISKGSLAEVDTHLEIAKRLGFLSSESFQLFENEIETIGKMLNALQNALPKKQ; encoded by the coding sequence GTGATTGGCGACTGGTGGTTGGTGGCTAGTAATATGAATTTAAATTCTATTGTAATGAAAGTAAAAAGCTATCGTGAGCTTCGTGTTTGGCAACAAAGCGTAGATTTTTGCGTAAAGGTGTATAAAGTAACCTCTATTTTCCCAAAAGAAGAGTTATATGGGCTAACCTCGCAAATTCGACGCGCCTCAGTTTCAATTCCTTCCAATATCGCAGAAGGGCAAGCGCGCAATACAACAGGCGAGTTTTCCCAATTTTTAGGTATTTCAAAAGGCTCTTTGGCCGAAGTCGATACACATTTAGAAATTGCAAAGCGATTGGGCTTTCTTTCAAGTGAAAGTTTTCAGTTATTCGAGAACGAAATCGAAACCATTGGAAAAATGCTAAACGCTTTACAAAATGCCCTCCCCAAAAAACAATAA
- a CDS encoding 3-coathanger stack domain-containing protein has protein sequence MKTFITPAHYPQFLLRTIKHQLLPLCLLFFYFQTVQAQVNGALDVDFSTNGKNTITFPGAGNGIEFALGSALQSDGKIVVVGSSNGGLATIRLLPNGTLDNTFSTDGKVVFSYSGLTAQANALAIQSDGKIVVVGQVHDTSDPTKLYDFVILRYLPNGTIDNTFNGTGSIRTHASLNDFYYDVAIQSDGKIVVAGSQNSQFVVRRYLSTGTLDAAFGSAGTVFGIFQGVARGVALQPDGKIVVGGYTWEFMAPDRDFGVMRLNANGTLDNTFDTDGKAVTDIGSANDDYAHDVAVQKDGKIVLVGKTWGGTTDNVALVRYHVDGSLDLSFDGNGKKTTSVNTGNDEGNAVAIQPNGDIVVGGTTRTPAYSYEVILLDGTREIINVPANDDFVVLVYQSDGELNTLFSGDGIRTIPFTEGKHDKGNTMLLQNDGKIIVAGSVHNGTNEDFGICRLHGFYRFYTLENRLYLSFGDEAEQARCMVVQQDEKTVVAGYTTSSSAKQFAIVRYQRSGALDETFSDDGKVIISSAILPNEAYANAIALQPDEKIVVAGQAYNGTDSDFAVIRLLPDGTMDNTFGTNGKVLINIFGLDYCKAMALQPDGKIVLAGYSISTGGIGIYKSTVARLHPNGTLDVSFDTDGKVELGGTIGADEINSVNIYNNKIIISGYELNKDLVAYRLNADGSLDNTFDGDGKVVTDFGMIQALGWCSAIQPDGKLIVGGQMSLATGVMVLVRYNVDGSLDNTFSDDGIYTSTNYTGNSRALAIKVLASGKILAGGNVLTPNTWSKTLLRVNANGTTDLNFGFNGSYIFPQLGYKEDRFGAMALGDYDRVYVAGSYDNGTNFDMTLSIFLQCKLNPQTISLTHPNDDISLNRINNPETGKAIQATNWVLGTANAAFKAKDFIELKPGFKVEQGAVFKAEIGFACSYTINPGDT, from the coding sequence ATGAAAACCTTTATCACTCCTGCTCATTATCCGCAATTCCTCCTTCGTACAATTAAGCATCAACTGCTTCCTCTTTGCCTGCTTTTCTTTTACTTTCAAACGGTTCAGGCACAGGTGAACGGCGCATTGGACGTAGATTTCTCTACGAATGGAAAAAACACGATTACCTTTCCGGGGGCCGGCAACGGCATCGAATTTGCATTGGGTTCAGCCCTGCAATCCGACGGAAAAATAGTAGTCGTTGGAAGCAGCAACGGTGGACTCGCTACCATACGTTTACTGCCCAACGGCACTTTAGACAATACTTTTTCAACCGACGGAAAAGTGGTTTTCAGTTATTCAGGGCTTACGGCACAGGCCAATGCCTTGGCCATCCAGTCTGACGGGAAAATAGTGGTTGTAGGGCAGGTACACGATACATCTGACCCCACAAAACTGTACGATTTTGTCATTTTGAGGTATCTCCCCAACGGCACCATAGACAACACGTTCAACGGAACGGGGTCAATTCGTACCCATGCCAGTTTGAACGATTTTTATTACGATGTCGCCATCCAATCGGATGGAAAAATAGTGGTGGCCGGCTCCCAAAACAGTCAGTTTGTGGTACGGCGCTATTTGAGTACGGGTACATTAGATGCCGCCTTCGGCAGTGCAGGTACGGTTTTTGGCATTTTTCAAGGCGTGGCCAGGGGAGTAGCCCTGCAACCTGACGGCAAAATAGTGGTAGGAGGATACACGTGGGAGTTTATGGCTCCTGACCGAGATTTTGGGGTGATGCGTTTAAATGCCAACGGTACTTTGGATAATACCTTCGATACCGACGGCAAGGCCGTCACAGACATTGGCAGCGCTAACGATGACTATGCACACGACGTTGCTGTTCAAAAAGACGGGAAGATTGTTTTGGTAGGTAAAACTTGGGGCGGCACAACCGATAATGTAGCTTTGGTACGCTACCATGTGGATGGCAGTTTGGATTTAAGCTTCGACGGCAACGGCAAAAAAACGACCTCTGTCAATACCGGCAACGACGAAGGAAATGCGGTAGCCATTCAACCCAACGGCGACATTGTAGTAGGCGGCACCACCCGAACACCCGCCTATAGCTACGAAGTAATTCTATTGGATGGGACGCGTGAGATTATTAACGTGCCAGCCAACGATGACTTTGTGGTGCTGGTGTATCAATCCGATGGGGAATTAAACACCTTGTTTTCGGGGGATGGTATTCGCACTATTCCTTTTACAGAAGGGAAGCATGACAAAGGGAATACGATGCTTTTGCAAAATGACGGTAAAATCATCGTGGCAGGGTCGGTTCATAATGGCACCAACGAAGACTTTGGCATCTGTCGTTTGCATGGCTTTTACCGTTTTTACACCCTCGAAAACAGGTTGTATCTTTCTTTTGGTGATGAAGCAGAACAAGCTCGCTGCATGGTCGTTCAGCAGGATGAAAAAACTGTAGTGGCAGGCTACACCACCTCAAGCTCCGCTAAACAATTTGCCATTGTGAGGTATCAAAGGAGTGGAGCTTTGGACGAAACATTCTCGGATGATGGTAAGGTCATAATTAGCAGTGCCATCCTGCCCAATGAGGCATACGCCAATGCCATCGCCCTTCAGCCTGATGAAAAAATCGTGGTGGCGGGGCAGGCTTACAATGGCACTGACAGTGACTTTGCGGTGATAAGATTGTTGCCTGACGGTACGATGGACAATACTTTCGGCACCAATGGAAAAGTACTGATCAATATTTTCGGGTTAGATTATTGCAAAGCAATGGCCCTGCAACCGGACGGAAAAATCGTGTTGGCGGGCTACAGTATTTCTACCGGTGGCATAGGGATTTATAAATCTACGGTGGCCAGGCTGCATCCCAACGGCACGTTGGATGTTTCATTCGATACCGACGGGAAGGTAGAATTGGGAGGAACCATCGGGGCTGACGAAATCAATTCGGTCAATATCTACAACAACAAAATCATCATCAGCGGCTACGAACTTAACAAAGACCTTGTAGCCTATCGGCTCAATGCCGATGGAAGTTTGGATAACACCTTTGATGGCGATGGAAAAGTAGTAACTGATTTTGGAATGATTCAGGCGCTGGGTTGGTGTTCGGCCATTCAGCCCGATGGCAAACTCATTGTAGGAGGTCAAATGTCACTGGCAACGGGGGTAATGGTGCTTGTTCGCTATAATGTAGACGGCAGCCTCGACAATACATTTTCTGATGATGGTATCTATACTTCTACTAACTATACAGGCAACAGCAGGGCTTTGGCAATCAAGGTGTTGGCGAGTGGTAAAATCTTAGCGGGAGGCAACGTGTTGACCCCCAATACTTGGAGTAAAACCCTTCTGCGGGTCAATGCCAACGGAACGACTGACCTTAATTTTGGATTCAATGGCTCTTATATTTTCCCCCAATTGGGATACAAAGAAGACCGTTTCGGTGCAATGGCGCTAGGAGATTACGACCGAGTGTATGTTGCAGGTTCGTACGACAACGGCACCAACTTCGACATGACTCTTTCTATTTTTCTCCAATGTAAACTCAACCCTCAAACTATCTCGTTGACCCATCCCAACGATGACATCAGCCTCAATCGTATCAATAATCCCGAAACTGGAAAAGCGATTCAGGCGACCAATTGGGTTTTGGGGACGGCAAACGCAGCATTTAAGGCAAAGGATTTTATTGAATTAAAACCCGGCTTTAAAGTGGAGCAGGGGGCGGTATTTAAAGCCGAAATTGGGTTTGCCTGTTCTTATACCATCAATCCGGGAGATACGTAA
- a CDS encoding response regulator transcription factor: MASPIKIFLVDDHTIFIESMTMLLGAIEGVELVGTALGGEEALSKMSFCEVEVLICDYFMPQMDGVQLTLSLRRTHPHMKVLMLTTREDAEGIRTAIQAGVKGYLSKKVTKIELQSAIVSLAQGHTFFSETVMDVLTQSLPKEEKLFPNNETLTRREIEIIRLIAQEKTGIEMARELNLSYFTIETHRRNIFRKLGINSSFALIKYAVQHQLV; this comes from the coding sequence ATGGCTTCCCCCATCAAAATATTTTTGGTAGACGATCACACCATTTTTATCGAAAGCATGACCATGCTGTTAGGAGCAATTGAGGGAGTGGAGCTGGTGGGAACGGCTTTGGGTGGAGAGGAAGCCCTCAGTAAGATGTCTTTTTGCGAGGTTGAGGTGCTCATCTGTGACTACTTTATGCCTCAGATGGACGGGGTGCAATTGACCCTTTCTCTGCGTAGAACCCATCCACACATGAAAGTACTCATGCTTACAACCCGTGAAGATGCCGAAGGAATACGAACCGCTATTCAAGCTGGTGTAAAGGGGTACTTATCCAAAAAAGTTACCAAAATTGAACTTCAAAGTGCCATTGTGAGCTTGGCACAAGGGCATACGTTTTTTTCGGAAACGGTCATGGATGTACTGACTCAGTCATTGCCGAAGGAGGAAAAATTATTTCCTAATAACGAAACTCTCACCCGTCGTGAAATTGAAATCATCCGACTCATTGCCCAGGAAAAAACTGGGATTGAAATGGCCCGAGAGCTTAATTTGAGTTACTTCACCATAGAAACCCATCGTCGCAATATTTTCCGAAAACTCGGCATTAACTCGTCGTTTGCTTTGATTAAATACGCAGTACAACACCAACTGGTTTAA